Below is a window of Mycolicibacterium rhodesiae NBB3 DNA.
CATCTGGAACGTGTCGTCGACAGTCGAGGAAGTGGCGGGCGGCGGCGGGTCGGTCGACCGGCCGGGCACCATCACCTTCAGCCCGCCGTCGATCTCCATTCCGAGCATCGAAATTCCCACCATCCCCACCACCGCGGAGGAGAAGCCGACACCGGGCGGGCAGTTCAGCGTCGCGGGCATCGACGAAAACAAGACCGTCCCCTGCAACGAGGCCAACATCAACGTCAGCGGTGTCAACAACACCGTCACCCTCACCGGACACTGCCTGAGCGTCACGGTGTCCGGCGTGGAGAACAAGGTCACGATTGACAGCGCCGACACGATCGGTGCGTCGGGCTTCGACAACAAGATCGTCTATCTGTCGGGCGATCCGAAGATCGACGCCAGCGGCTCCAACACGGTTTCGCGCGGCTGAGGTCGGCTCTCGCCGGAAGGAGTGCCGATAGATCGGCGTCATCAATTGATGACGCCGCCCAGCCGGACATCTCACCTCCGCGGCTATGGTCGGGTGGTAGGGAGGAACCGACGTGAGTGAGCAGACCTCGACGCCCAAGTTGACCGGCCAGTTTTCCAAGGCGCTCGTATACGCCGAACTCAAACACCACAACCAGGTCCGCAAGGGTGGTGACATCCCCTACTTCGGGCACCTGATGTCGGTGGCGGGCCTGGTGATCAACGACGGCGGGTCCGAAGAGCAGGCCATCGCGGCGCTGCTGCACGACTGCGTCGAGGACGCCGGCGGACCGGCCACGCTCGACGAGATCGGCAAGAACTTCGGTGCGGACGTGGCTCGCATCGTCAAAGAGTGCAGCGACACCGACGAGGACCCGAAACCGCCATGGCTGCAACGCAAGCAGCACTACATCGACCACCTCGGCCAGGTGGGCGAGGACACGCTGTTGGTCTCGGTGGCCGACAAGCTCGACAACGCCCGGTCGATGCTGCGCGACTACCACCAGCACGGCCCGAAGCTGTGGGAGCGGTTCAACCGGAAGAACCCGCAGGACCATCTCTGGTACTTCGGCGGGCTGCTCGACGCCTACCGCAGGCGCGGCCTGGACAGCTGGATGGTTGACGAATTGGGCCGCGTCGTCGACGAGTTGAAACGCCAGGTAGCGGGCGGCGACCGGATCGTGCTGGTCTGACGATGCGTTATCCCACAAGCTCGACGCTTCCGACGGCATGCCCGACGTCGCCGCCATAGGATGTCGTGATGGCTACGTTGGCGGATCTGGAGGCACGCGTTGCAGCTCTGGAGGCCTCGCAGGCCGATTACCGCGCGGTGCTGTCGGCGGTCAACGCTCTGGGAGCCAACCAGCGGCAGCATTCGCTGGGAATTGCGACGATGGAAACGCGCCTGGGTGCGGTCGAGTCGGGCCTCGCTGACCTCCGGCAGGAGACAAGAGCGGGCTTTCGAACCGTCGAAGAGCACATCGCCGAACTCAAGGATCTGATCGTCGGACGCAACAGCACCTAGCGTGTCCGCGGCCTCCTAGAGTGGACGCCGATGGCACTGCATCTCCATCGCGCTGAGCGCACTGATCTCCTGGCCGACGGCCTCGGTGCGCTGTTATCGAACCCCCTGCCCGATCCGTTCACCGAGGAAGTCGTCATCGTCCCGGCCAAGGGCGTCGAGCGATGGTTGAGCCAGCGACTGTCCCACGTGCTCGGCCGCGGTGTCGGCGCCGACGGAGTGTGTGCGGGTATCTCGTTCCGCAGCCCGCGCTCGCTGATCGCCGAGATCAGCGGCACCGACCGCGATGATCCCTGGTCCCCCGACGCAATGGTCTGGCCGCTGCTGTCGGTCATCGACGAAAGCTGCGACCAGGCGTGGTGCACGACGCTGTCGACCCACCTCGGCCACTTCGAATCCGGCGACGAACGCGAACTGCGGCAGGGTCGGCGCTACTCCGTCGCACGCCGGCTCGCCGGCCTCTTCGCGTCCTACGCACGGCAACGCCCACAGCTGCTGATCGACTGGGCGAACGGCGCCGACGGCGACGTCGATGGCGATCTGTTGTGGCAGCCGCCGCTGTGGCGCGCGCTGATCGAGCGCATCGACGCCGACCCACCGCACATCCGTCACACGAAAACCATTGCCGCACTGCGGGAGTCTCCCACCGACCTGCCGCAGCGCATCTCGCTGTTCGGACACACCCGGCTGCCCAGCACCGAGATCGAACTGCTCGACGCCCTGGCCACCCATCACGACCTACACCTGTGGCTGCCGCACCCCAGCGACGAACTATGGGCGTCGCTAGCCGACGACCACGGACCGATCCCCCGCCGAGACGACACCAGCCACCGACTGGTTCACCATCCACTGCTCGCCACACTCGGACGCGATCTTCGTGAATTGCAGCGCGGCCTGCCGACCGGCCGCGATACCGACGAATACCTTCCTCGACCGCCCGGCGGCGACGCCCATCCCGACACGCTGCTCGGTTGGCTGCAATCCGACATCACCGCCAACGCCGTCCGTCCGCAGGCCCGCACGCTGGCCGAGGACGACCGGTCGGTGCAGGTGCACAGCTGCCACGGGCCCGCCCGCCAGATCGACGTGCTGCGCGAAGTGCTGCTCGGCCTGCTCGCCGATGACCGGACCCTCGAACCCCGCGACATCCTCGTCATGTGCCCGGACATCGAAACCTACCCCCCGCTGATCGTCGCCGGCTTCGGACTCGGCGACGTCGTGGACGGTGCCCACCCGGCCCATCAGCTGAGGGTCAAGCTGGCCGATCGCGCACTGACACAGACGAATCCGCTGCTCGGCGTGGCATCGCAACTGCTGGCACTGGCCGGTGGACGCGCCACCGCGAGCGAGGTCCTCAATCTCGCCGAGGCCGGACCTGTGCGCAGCCGGTTCAGCTTCAGCGACGACGATCTCGACGCGATCGCCGACTGGGTCCGCGAAGCCAACATCCGCTGGGGTTTCGACCGGGCTCACCGGCACCCCTACGGCGTCGACTTCGTCCAGAACACCTGGCGCTTCGGCATCGACCGGGTGCTGGCAGGGGTCGCGATGTCCGACGACTCACATGCCTGGCTCGACACCACGCTTCCGCTCGACGACGTCGGCAGCAACCGCATCGAGCTGGCCGGCCGGCTCGCCGAGTACGTCGATCGCCTGCATACCTGCGTCCAATCGCTTTCTGGGACAAGGCCGCTGCGTGATTGGCTGACCGCGCTGACCAACGGCATCACCCAGTTGACCGCGGTACCCGACGCCGACCGGTGGCAGTCCAGCCAGGTCGAGCGTGAGTTCAACGACGTGCTCGCGAAGGCAGGCGCACGCGCCGACACCCTGATGCGGCTGCCCGACATCAAGGCCCTGCTGGACCGCCACCTCGCCGGACGGCCGACCCGTGCGAACTTCCGTACCGGCACGCTGACGGTGTGCACGATGGTGCCGATGCGGTCGGTGCCGCACCGCGTCGTGTGCCTGGTCGGGCTCGACGACGGGGTGTTCCCGCGGCTGGGCGTGATTGACGGTGACGATGTGCTGGCCCGCGATCCGATGACCGGTGAGCGCGACATCCGCTCGGAGGACCGGCAATTGCTGCTCGACGCCATCGGCGCGGCGACCGAGAAGCTCGTCATCACCTACACCGGCGCCAATGAGTACTCGGGGCAGCGCAAGCCTCCCGCCGTGCCGCTCGTCGAACTGCTCGACACCCTCGACGTCACCACATCCGAGAAAGTCCGTGATCGGGTACTCGTCGAACATCCGTTGCAGCCGTTCGACGTTCGCAATGTCACACCGGGTGCGCTCGGCATGCCGCCGGGCCTGCCGTTCACCTTCGACCCGACGGCGCTCACCGTGGCTCAGGTCGCGACGGGCCACCGCGAACCGCGCCCGTCGCTGATCGGTCGACCGCTACCGGCCCCACCGCCGACCGATATCGCGCTCGATGACCTGATCGGCTTCTTCAAGGATCCGGTCAAGGGGTTCTTCCGCGCGCTGGACTACACCCTGCCGTGGGACGTCGACGCCGTCGAGGATGCGATGCCCGTCGAGATCGACGCCCTGCAGGAGTGGAAGGTCGGCGACCGGATGCTCGACGACATGCTGCGCGGCATGAAGCCCGAGGACGCCCGCGCGGCCGAATGGCGGCGCGGCTCATTGCCGCCGGGCAAGCTCGGATGGCGCACG
It encodes the following:
- a CDS encoding DUF3060 domain-containing protein; the encoded protein is MTSPEDPEERIRQLEQSAAAYGARELGTDQPRYAEGVTPSSLPPPAYGPPQPGYAPPPAYGAPPPPYGNPPSYGDPYQPPFGTHYTPVQKKGGAPVGLIVGLIAVVLIVVFGGIAAFIWNVSSTVEEVAGGGGSVDRPGTITFSPPSISIPSIEIPTIPTTAEEKPTPGGQFSVAGIDENKTVPCNEANINVSGVNNTVTLTGHCLSVTVSGVENKVTIDSADTIGASGFDNKIVYLSGDPKIDASGSNTVSRG
- the recC gene encoding exodeoxyribonuclease V subunit gamma: MALHLHRAERTDLLADGLGALLSNPLPDPFTEEVVIVPAKGVERWLSQRLSHVLGRGVGADGVCAGISFRSPRSLIAEISGTDRDDPWSPDAMVWPLLSVIDESCDQAWCTTLSTHLGHFESGDERELRQGRRYSVARRLAGLFASYARQRPQLLIDWANGADGDVDGDLLWQPPLWRALIERIDADPPHIRHTKTIAALRESPTDLPQRISLFGHTRLPSTEIELLDALATHHDLHLWLPHPSDELWASLADDHGPIPRRDDTSHRLVHHPLLATLGRDLRELQRGLPTGRDTDEYLPRPPGGDAHPDTLLGWLQSDITANAVRPQARTLAEDDRSVQVHSCHGPARQIDVLREVLLGLLADDRTLEPRDILVMCPDIETYPPLIVAGFGLGDVVDGAHPAHQLRVKLADRALTQTNPLLGVASQLLALAGGRATASEVLNLAEAGPVRSRFSFSDDDLDAIADWVREANIRWGFDRAHRHPYGVDFVQNTWRFGIDRVLAGVAMSDDSHAWLDTTLPLDDVGSNRIELAGRLAEYVDRLHTCVQSLSGTRPLRDWLTALTNGITQLTAVPDADRWQSSQVEREFNDVLAKAGARADTLMRLPDIKALLDRHLAGRPTRANFRTGTLTVCTMVPMRSVPHRVVCLVGLDDGVFPRLGVIDGDDVLARDPMTGERDIRSEDRQLLLDAIGAATEKLVITYTGANEYSGQRKPPAVPLVELLDTLDVTTSEKVRDRVLVEHPLQPFDVRNVTPGALGMPPGLPFTFDPTALTVAQVATGHREPRPSLIGRPLPAPPPTDIALDDLIGFFKDPVKGFFRALDYTLPWDVDAVEDAMPVEIDALQEWKVGDRMLDDMLRGMKPEDARAAEWRRGSLPPGKLGWRTATELCVKSDALATAAKRHMTHEPYAYDVDIDMGVRRRVTGTVPRLYGDRIVAVTYSKLDGRHLLESWIRLIALTAQYPGREWTAVCIGRPKRDGPPRERLLGPPESPVDLLRDLVEMYDAGRRAPIPLPLKTSYAWAETDHNRGAPLRDAGWKWKTGKYPGEDAEPAHVKVWGPGFPLEDLVAAGLPDYATRLWLPMLSAERDPD
- a CDS encoding HD domain-containing protein; its protein translation is MSEQTSTPKLTGQFSKALVYAELKHHNQVRKGGDIPYFGHLMSVAGLVINDGGSEEQAIAALLHDCVEDAGGPATLDEIGKNFGADVARIVKECSDTDEDPKPPWLQRKQHYIDHLGQVGEDTLLVSVADKLDNARSMLRDYHQHGPKLWERFNRKNPQDHLWYFGGLLDAYRRRGLDSWMVDELGRVVDELKRQVAGGDRIVLV